From Mustela erminea isolate mMusErm1 chromosome 1, mMusErm1.Pri, whole genome shotgun sequence, a single genomic window includes:
- the ZKSCAN7 gene encoding zinc finger protein with KRAB and SCAN domains 7 isoform X6 — protein sequence MQGSLRLYTGQCASQGPALFQAGKSGDQAAATVLQMVGPQGSAAYQFLSVDYTERKWKGPALSQRAVFRSIMPENYCSVASMAGETRMQHSECPAKQEVSKEPGSPGETSGGLCGIVSEELEAGAAYEGTLEKLEGQPSEEEGSRLEDYFFKITHEDRDKSTKDGCDEYNELGKHPDLSSSAVECQGILKGQKFYQCDECGKAFNRSSHLTGHQRIHTGEKPYECNECGKTFRQTSQLIVHLRTHTGEKPYECNECGNTYRHSSHLIQHQRLHNGEKPYKCNECAKAFTQSSQLIDHQRTHTGEKPYECTECGEAFIRSKSLVRHQVVHTGKKPYRCSECGKAFCSNRNLVDHQRIHTGEKPYECNECGKAFSRSKCLIRHQSLHTGQKPYKCSDCGKAFNQNSQLVDHERIHTGEKPFECNECGKAFSLSKCLIRHQRLHTGEKPYKCNECGKSFNQNSHLIIHQRIHTGEKPYECNECGKVFSYSSSLMVHQRTHTGEKPYKCSDCGKAFSDSSQLIVHQRVHTGEKPYECIECGKAFSQRSTFNHHQRTHIGEKHSGLAHSVS from the exons ATGCAGGGGTCGCTGCGACTGTACACGG gTCAGTGTGCTTCCCAGGGGCCTGCCCTTTTCCAAGCTGGGAAGTCAGGAGATCAGGCAGCAGCAACTGTGCTTCAGATGGTCGGGCCCCAG GGATCTGCAGCGTACCAGTTCCTTTCTGTGGACTATACTGAGAGGAAGTGGAAAGGTCCAGCCCTCAGTCAGAGAGCTGTGTTCCGGAGCATCATGCCGGAAAACTATTGCAGCGTGGCCTCAATGG CAGGTGAGACTAGGATGCAGCATTCAGAGTGTCCTGCAAAACAGGAAGTTTCTAAAGAACCAGGGTCACCTGGTGAGACATCTGGAGGCCTCTGTGGAATAGTTTCTGAGGAACTAGAGGCAGGAGCTGCCTATGAAGGTACTTTAGAAAAGCTGGAAGGGCAACcctcagaggaagaaggaagcagactggaagattatttcttcaaaataacaCATGAAGATAGAGATAAATCCACAAAGGATGGATGTGATGAATATAATGAACTTGGGAAACATCCAGATCTATCCTCTAGTGCTGTTGAATGTCAAGGAATTCTGAAGGGACAGAAATTTTATCAATGTGATGAATGTGGTAAAGCTTTCAATCGAAGTTCACACCTCACTGGGCATCAAAGaatccacactggagagaaaccctatgagtgTAATGAATGTGGTAAGACCTTTAGGCAGACCTCTCAACTTATAGTTCATCTCAGAACCCACACAGGGGAAAAGCCCTATGAGTGCAATGAGTGTGGAAATACTTACCGACACAGCTCCCATCTTATTCAACACCAGAGACTCCATAATGGTGAGAAACCATATAAGTGTAATGAATGTGCAAAAGCTTTCACTCAGAGTTCCCAACTGATTGACCACCAGAGAACCCATACTGgggagaaaccttatgaatgcaCTGAGTGTGGTGAGGCCTTCATTCGTAGTAAAAGTCTTGTCCGACATCAGGTAGTTCACACTGGTAAAAAACCTTACAGGTGTAGTGAGTGTGGGAAAGCTTTCTGTTCTAATAGAAATCTTGTTGATCATCAGAGGATCCATACTGGGGAAAAACCTTATGAGTGTAATGAATGTGGCAAGGCTTTCAGTCGGAGTAAATGTCTTATTCGACATCAGAGCCTCCACACTGGGCAAAAAccatacaaatgtagtgattgtGGGAAAGCTTTCAATCAGAACTCTCAGCTTGTTGACCATGAACGAATTCATACCGGAGAAAAACCTTTTGAATGTAATGAGTGTGGTAAGGCATTCAGTCTCAGTAAATGTCTTATTCGACATCAGAGACTTCACACAGGTGAAAAGCCCTATAAATGCAACGAGTGTGGAAAATCCTTCAACCAAAACTCACACCTTATTATTcaccagagaattcacactggtGAGAAGCCTTATGAATGTAATGAGTGTGGGAAGGTCTTCAGTTACAGCTCCAGTCTCATGGTACATCAGAGAACCCATACAGGggagaaaccctataaatgtaGTGATTGTGGGAAAGCTTTTAGTGACAGCTCGCAGCTCATTGTGCACCAGAGGgttcacacaggagagaagcctTATGAATGTAttgagtgtgggaaagccttcagtcaGCGTTCCACTTTTAATCACCACCAGCGAACTCACATTGGAGAGAAGCACTCAGGTCTGGCTCACTCAGTTTCTTAA
- the ZKSCAN7 gene encoding zinc finger protein with KRAB and SCAN domains 7 isoform X1, translated as MTTQGRGTLGLLPNGAVLQKHEGRQTMKQEPGSQTWGQGCSLQKNHPPVCEIFRLHFRQLCYHEMSGPQEALSRLRELCQWWLMPEVHTKEQILELLVLEQFLSILPGELRTWVQLHHPESGEEAVAVVEDFQRHIGEVSAPVQEQKMHLEEMTALGTTEESLPTSSFSESSGSGACLEPPHDPGIHLLRTGHSGQCASQGPALFQAGKSGDQAAATVLQMVGPQGSAAYQFLSVDYTERKWKGPALSQRAVFRSIMPENYCSVASMAGETRMQHSECPAKQEVSKEPGSPGETSGGLCGIVSEELEAGAAYEGTLEKLEGQPSEEEGSRLEDYFFKITHEDRDKSTKDGCDEYNELGKHPDLSSSAVECQGILKGQKFYQCDECGKAFNRSSHLTGHQRIHTGEKPYECNECGKTFRQTSQLIVHLRTHTGEKPYECNECGNTYRHSSHLIQHQRLHNGEKPYKCNECAKAFTQSSQLIDHQRTHTGEKPYECTECGEAFIRSKSLVRHQVVHTGKKPYRCSECGKAFCSNRNLVDHQRIHTGEKPYECNECGKAFSRSKCLIRHQSLHTGQKPYKCSDCGKAFNQNSQLVDHERIHTGEKPFECNECGKAFSLSKCLIRHQRLHTGEKPYKCNECGKSFNQNSHLIIHQRIHTGEKPYECNECGKVFSYSSSLMVHQRTHTGEKPYKCSDCGKAFSDSSQLIVHQRVHTGEKPYECIECGKAFSQRSTFNHHQRTHIGEKHSGLAHSVS; from the exons ATGACCACCCAAGGCAGGGGTACTTTAGGCCTCCTCCCTAATGGTGCTGTTCTCCAGAAACACGAGGGACGCCAGACCATGAAGCAGGAGccagggagccagacctggggtcAGGGCTGCAGTCTCCAAAAGAACCACCCTCCTGTCTGTGAAATTTTCCGGCTACACTTCAGGCAGTTATGTTACCATGAGATGTCTGGGCCGCAGGAGGCACTGAGCCGGCTCCGGGAGCTCTGCCAGTGGTGGCTGATGCCAGAGGTACACACCAAGGAGCAGATCCTGGAGCTGCTGGTGCTGGAGCAGTTCCTGAGCATCTTGCCTGGGGAGTTACGGACATGGGTGCAGCTGCATCACCCTGAGAGTGGCGAGGAGGCTGTGGCTGTGGTGGAGGATTTTCAGAGACACATAGGAGAG GTTTCAGCTCCTGTACAGGAACAGAAAATGCATTTGGAGGAGATGACAGCCCTGGGTACAACAGAGGAATCTCTTCCTACCTCATCCTTCAGTGAGAGTTCAGGCTCTGGAGCCTGCCTGGAGCCTCCTCATGACCCAGGGATACACCTCCTCCGCACTGGGCACTCTG gTCAGTGTGCTTCCCAGGGGCCTGCCCTTTTCCAAGCTGGGAAGTCAGGAGATCAGGCAGCAGCAACTGTGCTTCAGATGGTCGGGCCCCAG GGATCTGCAGCGTACCAGTTCCTTTCTGTGGACTATACTGAGAGGAAGTGGAAAGGTCCAGCCCTCAGTCAGAGAGCTGTGTTCCGGAGCATCATGCCGGAAAACTATTGCAGCGTGGCCTCAATGG CAGGTGAGACTAGGATGCAGCATTCAGAGTGTCCTGCAAAACAGGAAGTTTCTAAAGAACCAGGGTCACCTGGTGAGACATCTGGAGGCCTCTGTGGAATAGTTTCTGAGGAACTAGAGGCAGGAGCTGCCTATGAAGGTACTTTAGAAAAGCTGGAAGGGCAACcctcagaggaagaaggaagcagactggaagattatttcttcaaaataacaCATGAAGATAGAGATAAATCCACAAAGGATGGATGTGATGAATATAATGAACTTGGGAAACATCCAGATCTATCCTCTAGTGCTGTTGAATGTCAAGGAATTCTGAAGGGACAGAAATTTTATCAATGTGATGAATGTGGTAAAGCTTTCAATCGAAGTTCACACCTCACTGGGCATCAAAGaatccacactggagagaaaccctatgagtgTAATGAATGTGGTAAGACCTTTAGGCAGACCTCTCAACTTATAGTTCATCTCAGAACCCACACAGGGGAAAAGCCCTATGAGTGCAATGAGTGTGGAAATACTTACCGACACAGCTCCCATCTTATTCAACACCAGAGACTCCATAATGGTGAGAAACCATATAAGTGTAATGAATGTGCAAAAGCTTTCACTCAGAGTTCCCAACTGATTGACCACCAGAGAACCCATACTGgggagaaaccttatgaatgcaCTGAGTGTGGTGAGGCCTTCATTCGTAGTAAAAGTCTTGTCCGACATCAGGTAGTTCACACTGGTAAAAAACCTTACAGGTGTAGTGAGTGTGGGAAAGCTTTCTGTTCTAATAGAAATCTTGTTGATCATCAGAGGATCCATACTGGGGAAAAACCTTATGAGTGTAATGAATGTGGCAAGGCTTTCAGTCGGAGTAAATGTCTTATTCGACATCAGAGCCTCCACACTGGGCAAAAAccatacaaatgtagtgattgtGGGAAAGCTTTCAATCAGAACTCTCAGCTTGTTGACCATGAACGAATTCATACCGGAGAAAAACCTTTTGAATGTAATGAGTGTGGTAAGGCATTCAGTCTCAGTAAATGTCTTATTCGACATCAGAGACTTCACACAGGTGAAAAGCCCTATAAATGCAACGAGTGTGGAAAATCCTTCAACCAAAACTCACACCTTATTATTcaccagagaattcacactggtGAGAAGCCTTATGAATGTAATGAGTGTGGGAAGGTCTTCAGTTACAGCTCCAGTCTCATGGTACATCAGAGAACCCATACAGGggagaaaccctataaatgtaGTGATTGTGGGAAAGCTTTTAGTGACAGCTCGCAGCTCATTGTGCACCAGAGGgttcacacaggagagaagcctTATGAATGTAttgagtgtgggaaagccttcagtcaGCGTTCCACTTTTAATCACCACCAGCGAACTCACATTGGAGAGAAGCACTCAGGTCTGGCTCACTCAGTTTCTTAA
- the ZKSCAN7 gene encoding zinc finger protein with KRAB and SCAN domains 7 isoform X3, with protein sequence MAPPSPIAGCTGDRLPAHPSEHRSARPPWPPRVPGSWRGRKWVLFSLPARPLFSLLQATGASACRGRCDCTRVSAPVQEQKMHLEEMTALGTTEESLPTSSFSESSGSGACLEPPHDPGIHLLRTGHSGQCASQGPALFQAGKSGDQAAATVLQMVGPQGSAAYQFLSVDYTERKWKGPALSQRAVFRSIMPENYCSVASMAGETRMQHSECPAKQEVSKEPGSPGETSGGLCGIVSEELEAGAAYEGTLEKLEGQPSEEEGSRLEDYFFKITHEDRDKSTKDGCDEYNELGKHPDLSSSAVECQGILKGQKFYQCDECGKAFNRSSHLTGHQRIHTGEKPYECNECGKTFRQTSQLIVHLRTHTGEKPYECNECGNTYRHSSHLIQHQRLHNGEKPYKCNECAKAFTQSSQLIDHQRTHTGEKPYECTECGEAFIRSKSLVRHQVVHTGKKPYRCSECGKAFCSNRNLVDHQRIHTGEKPYECNECGKAFSRSKCLIRHQSLHTGQKPYKCSDCGKAFNQNSQLVDHERIHTGEKPFECNECGKAFSLSKCLIRHQRLHTGEKPYKCNECGKSFNQNSHLIIHQRIHTGEKPYECNECGKVFSYSSSLMVHQRTHTGEKPYKCSDCGKAFSDSSQLIVHQRVHTGEKPYECIECGKAFSQRSTFNHHQRTHIGEKHSGLAHSVS encoded by the exons ATGGCCCCGCCTAGCCCGATTGCCGGTTGTACTGGCGACCGCCTTCCAGCTCACCCTTCAGAGCACAGAAGTGCGCGCCCACCTTGGCCACCGAGAGTTCCGGGATCCTGGAGGGGCCGGAAGTGGGTCTTGTTCTCGCTTCCGGCTCGGCCATTGTTTTCGCTCCTGCAGGCCACGGGTGCTTCCGCATGCAGGGGTCGCTGCGACTGTACACGG GTTTCAGCTCCTGTACAGGAACAGAAAATGCATTTGGAGGAGATGACAGCCCTGGGTACAACAGAGGAATCTCTTCCTACCTCATCCTTCAGTGAGAGTTCAGGCTCTGGAGCCTGCCTGGAGCCTCCTCATGACCCAGGGATACACCTCCTCCGCACTGGGCACTCTG gTCAGTGTGCTTCCCAGGGGCCTGCCCTTTTCCAAGCTGGGAAGTCAGGAGATCAGGCAGCAGCAACTGTGCTTCAGATGGTCGGGCCCCAG GGATCTGCAGCGTACCAGTTCCTTTCTGTGGACTATACTGAGAGGAAGTGGAAAGGTCCAGCCCTCAGTCAGAGAGCTGTGTTCCGGAGCATCATGCCGGAAAACTATTGCAGCGTGGCCTCAATGG CAGGTGAGACTAGGATGCAGCATTCAGAGTGTCCTGCAAAACAGGAAGTTTCTAAAGAACCAGGGTCACCTGGTGAGACATCTGGAGGCCTCTGTGGAATAGTTTCTGAGGAACTAGAGGCAGGAGCTGCCTATGAAGGTACTTTAGAAAAGCTGGAAGGGCAACcctcagaggaagaaggaagcagactggaagattatttcttcaaaataacaCATGAAGATAGAGATAAATCCACAAAGGATGGATGTGATGAATATAATGAACTTGGGAAACATCCAGATCTATCCTCTAGTGCTGTTGAATGTCAAGGAATTCTGAAGGGACAGAAATTTTATCAATGTGATGAATGTGGTAAAGCTTTCAATCGAAGTTCACACCTCACTGGGCATCAAAGaatccacactggagagaaaccctatgagtgTAATGAATGTGGTAAGACCTTTAGGCAGACCTCTCAACTTATAGTTCATCTCAGAACCCACACAGGGGAAAAGCCCTATGAGTGCAATGAGTGTGGAAATACTTACCGACACAGCTCCCATCTTATTCAACACCAGAGACTCCATAATGGTGAGAAACCATATAAGTGTAATGAATGTGCAAAAGCTTTCACTCAGAGTTCCCAACTGATTGACCACCAGAGAACCCATACTGgggagaaaccttatgaatgcaCTGAGTGTGGTGAGGCCTTCATTCGTAGTAAAAGTCTTGTCCGACATCAGGTAGTTCACACTGGTAAAAAACCTTACAGGTGTAGTGAGTGTGGGAAAGCTTTCTGTTCTAATAGAAATCTTGTTGATCATCAGAGGATCCATACTGGGGAAAAACCTTATGAGTGTAATGAATGTGGCAAGGCTTTCAGTCGGAGTAAATGTCTTATTCGACATCAGAGCCTCCACACTGGGCAAAAAccatacaaatgtagtgattgtGGGAAAGCTTTCAATCAGAACTCTCAGCTTGTTGACCATGAACGAATTCATACCGGAGAAAAACCTTTTGAATGTAATGAGTGTGGTAAGGCATTCAGTCTCAGTAAATGTCTTATTCGACATCAGAGACTTCACACAGGTGAAAAGCCCTATAAATGCAACGAGTGTGGAAAATCCTTCAACCAAAACTCACACCTTATTATTcaccagagaattcacactggtGAGAAGCCTTATGAATGTAATGAGTGTGGGAAGGTCTTCAGTTACAGCTCCAGTCTCATGGTACATCAGAGAACCCATACAGGggagaaaccctataaatgtaGTGATTGTGGGAAAGCTTTTAGTGACAGCTCGCAGCTCATTGTGCACCAGAGGgttcacacaggagagaagcctTATGAATGTAttgagtgtgggaaagccttcagtcaGCGTTCCACTTTTAATCACCACCAGCGAACTCACATTGGAGAGAAGCACTCAGGTCTGGCTCACTCAGTTTCTTAA
- the ZKSCAN7 gene encoding zinc finger protein with KRAB and SCAN domains 7 isoform X4, whose translation MTTQGRGTLGLLPNGAVLQKHEGRQTMKQEPGSQTWGQGCSLQKNHPPVCEIFRLHFRQLCYHEMSGPQEALSRLRELCQWWLMPEVHTKEQILELLVLEQFLSILPGELRTWVQLHHPESGEEAVAVVEDFQRHIGEGSAAYQFLSVDYTERKWKGPALSQRAVFRSIMPENYCSVASMAGETRMQHSECPAKQEVSKEPGSPGETSGGLCGIVSEELEAGAAYEGTLEKLEGQPSEEEGSRLEDYFFKITHEDRDKSTKDGCDEYNELGKHPDLSSSAVECQGILKGQKFYQCDECGKAFNRSSHLTGHQRIHTGEKPYECNECGKTFRQTSQLIVHLRTHTGEKPYECNECGNTYRHSSHLIQHQRLHNGEKPYKCNECAKAFTQSSQLIDHQRTHTGEKPYECTECGEAFIRSKSLVRHQVVHTGKKPYRCSECGKAFCSNRNLVDHQRIHTGEKPYECNECGKAFSRSKCLIRHQSLHTGQKPYKCSDCGKAFNQNSQLVDHERIHTGEKPFECNECGKAFSLSKCLIRHQRLHTGEKPYKCNECGKSFNQNSHLIIHQRIHTGEKPYECNECGKVFSYSSSLMVHQRTHTGEKPYKCSDCGKAFSDSSQLIVHQRVHTGEKPYECIECGKAFSQRSTFNHHQRTHIGEKHSGLAHSVS comes from the exons ATGACCACCCAAGGCAGGGGTACTTTAGGCCTCCTCCCTAATGGTGCTGTTCTCCAGAAACACGAGGGACGCCAGACCATGAAGCAGGAGccagggagccagacctggggtcAGGGCTGCAGTCTCCAAAAGAACCACCCTCCTGTCTGTGAAATTTTCCGGCTACACTTCAGGCAGTTATGTTACCATGAGATGTCTGGGCCGCAGGAGGCACTGAGCCGGCTCCGGGAGCTCTGCCAGTGGTGGCTGATGCCAGAGGTACACACCAAGGAGCAGATCCTGGAGCTGCTGGTGCTGGAGCAGTTCCTGAGCATCTTGCCTGGGGAGTTACGGACATGGGTGCAGCTGCATCACCCTGAGAGTGGCGAGGAGGCTGTGGCTGTGGTGGAGGATTTTCAGAGACACATAGGAGAG GGATCTGCAGCGTACCAGTTCCTTTCTGTGGACTATACTGAGAGGAAGTGGAAAGGTCCAGCCCTCAGTCAGAGAGCTGTGTTCCGGAGCATCATGCCGGAAAACTATTGCAGCGTGGCCTCAATGG CAGGTGAGACTAGGATGCAGCATTCAGAGTGTCCTGCAAAACAGGAAGTTTCTAAAGAACCAGGGTCACCTGGTGAGACATCTGGAGGCCTCTGTGGAATAGTTTCTGAGGAACTAGAGGCAGGAGCTGCCTATGAAGGTACTTTAGAAAAGCTGGAAGGGCAACcctcagaggaagaaggaagcagactggaagattatttcttcaaaataacaCATGAAGATAGAGATAAATCCACAAAGGATGGATGTGATGAATATAATGAACTTGGGAAACATCCAGATCTATCCTCTAGTGCTGTTGAATGTCAAGGAATTCTGAAGGGACAGAAATTTTATCAATGTGATGAATGTGGTAAAGCTTTCAATCGAAGTTCACACCTCACTGGGCATCAAAGaatccacactggagagaaaccctatgagtgTAATGAATGTGGTAAGACCTTTAGGCAGACCTCTCAACTTATAGTTCATCTCAGAACCCACACAGGGGAAAAGCCCTATGAGTGCAATGAGTGTGGAAATACTTACCGACACAGCTCCCATCTTATTCAACACCAGAGACTCCATAATGGTGAGAAACCATATAAGTGTAATGAATGTGCAAAAGCTTTCACTCAGAGTTCCCAACTGATTGACCACCAGAGAACCCATACTGgggagaaaccttatgaatgcaCTGAGTGTGGTGAGGCCTTCATTCGTAGTAAAAGTCTTGTCCGACATCAGGTAGTTCACACTGGTAAAAAACCTTACAGGTGTAGTGAGTGTGGGAAAGCTTTCTGTTCTAATAGAAATCTTGTTGATCATCAGAGGATCCATACTGGGGAAAAACCTTATGAGTGTAATGAATGTGGCAAGGCTTTCAGTCGGAGTAAATGTCTTATTCGACATCAGAGCCTCCACACTGGGCAAAAAccatacaaatgtagtgattgtGGGAAAGCTTTCAATCAGAACTCTCAGCTTGTTGACCATGAACGAATTCATACCGGAGAAAAACCTTTTGAATGTAATGAGTGTGGTAAGGCATTCAGTCTCAGTAAATGTCTTATTCGACATCAGAGACTTCACACAGGTGAAAAGCCCTATAAATGCAACGAGTGTGGAAAATCCTTCAACCAAAACTCACACCTTATTATTcaccagagaattcacactggtGAGAAGCCTTATGAATGTAATGAGTGTGGGAAGGTCTTCAGTTACAGCTCCAGTCTCATGGTACATCAGAGAACCCATACAGGggagaaaccctataaatgtaGTGATTGTGGGAAAGCTTTTAGTGACAGCTCGCAGCTCATTGTGCACCAGAGGgttcacacaggagagaagcctTATGAATGTAttgagtgtgggaaagccttcagtcaGCGTTCCACTTTTAATCACCACCAGCGAACTCACATTGGAGAGAAGCACTCAGGTCTGGCTCACTCAGTTTCTTAA
- the ZKSCAN7 gene encoding zinc finger protein with KRAB and SCAN domains 7 isoform X2 yields the protein MTTQGRGTLGLLPNGAVLQKHEGRQTMKQEPGSQTWGQGCSLQKNHPPVCEIFRLHFRQLCYHEMSGPQEALSRLRELCQWWLMPEVHTKEQILELLVLEQFLSILPGELRTWVQLHHPESGEEAVAVVEDFQRHIGEVSAPVQEQKMHLEEMTALGTTEESLPTSSFSESSGSGACLEPPHDPGIHLLRTGHSGQCASQGPALFQAGKSGDQAAATVLQMVGPQGSAAYQFLSVDYTERKWKGPALSQRAVFRSIMPENYCSVASMGETRMQHSECPAKQEVSKEPGSPGETSGGLCGIVSEELEAGAAYEGTLEKLEGQPSEEEGSRLEDYFFKITHEDRDKSTKDGCDEYNELGKHPDLSSSAVECQGILKGQKFYQCDECGKAFNRSSHLTGHQRIHTGEKPYECNECGKTFRQTSQLIVHLRTHTGEKPYECNECGNTYRHSSHLIQHQRLHNGEKPYKCNECAKAFTQSSQLIDHQRTHTGEKPYECTECGEAFIRSKSLVRHQVVHTGKKPYRCSECGKAFCSNRNLVDHQRIHTGEKPYECNECGKAFSRSKCLIRHQSLHTGQKPYKCSDCGKAFNQNSQLVDHERIHTGEKPFECNECGKAFSLSKCLIRHQRLHTGEKPYKCNECGKSFNQNSHLIIHQRIHTGEKPYECNECGKVFSYSSSLMVHQRTHTGEKPYKCSDCGKAFSDSSQLIVHQRVHTGEKPYECIECGKAFSQRSTFNHHQRTHIGEKHSGLAHSVS from the exons ATGACCACCCAAGGCAGGGGTACTTTAGGCCTCCTCCCTAATGGTGCTGTTCTCCAGAAACACGAGGGACGCCAGACCATGAAGCAGGAGccagggagccagacctggggtcAGGGCTGCAGTCTCCAAAAGAACCACCCTCCTGTCTGTGAAATTTTCCGGCTACACTTCAGGCAGTTATGTTACCATGAGATGTCTGGGCCGCAGGAGGCACTGAGCCGGCTCCGGGAGCTCTGCCAGTGGTGGCTGATGCCAGAGGTACACACCAAGGAGCAGATCCTGGAGCTGCTGGTGCTGGAGCAGTTCCTGAGCATCTTGCCTGGGGAGTTACGGACATGGGTGCAGCTGCATCACCCTGAGAGTGGCGAGGAGGCTGTGGCTGTGGTGGAGGATTTTCAGAGACACATAGGAGAG GTTTCAGCTCCTGTACAGGAACAGAAAATGCATTTGGAGGAGATGACAGCCCTGGGTACAACAGAGGAATCTCTTCCTACCTCATCCTTCAGTGAGAGTTCAGGCTCTGGAGCCTGCCTGGAGCCTCCTCATGACCCAGGGATACACCTCCTCCGCACTGGGCACTCTG gTCAGTGTGCTTCCCAGGGGCCTGCCCTTTTCCAAGCTGGGAAGTCAGGAGATCAGGCAGCAGCAACTGTGCTTCAGATGGTCGGGCCCCAG GGATCTGCAGCGTACCAGTTCCTTTCTGTGGACTATACTGAGAGGAAGTGGAAAGGTCCAGCCCTCAGTCAGAGAGCTGTGTTCCGGAGCATCATGCCGGAAAACTATTGCAGCGTGGCCTCAATGG GTGAGACTAGGATGCAGCATTCAGAGTGTCCTGCAAAACAGGAAGTTTCTAAAGAACCAGGGTCACCTGGTGAGACATCTGGAGGCCTCTGTGGAATAGTTTCTGAGGAACTAGAGGCAGGAGCTGCCTATGAAGGTACTTTAGAAAAGCTGGAAGGGCAACcctcagaggaagaaggaagcagactggaagattatttcttcaaaataacaCATGAAGATAGAGATAAATCCACAAAGGATGGATGTGATGAATATAATGAACTTGGGAAACATCCAGATCTATCCTCTAGTGCTGTTGAATGTCAAGGAATTCTGAAGGGACAGAAATTTTATCAATGTGATGAATGTGGTAAAGCTTTCAATCGAAGTTCACACCTCACTGGGCATCAAAGaatccacactggagagaaaccctatgagtgTAATGAATGTGGTAAGACCTTTAGGCAGACCTCTCAACTTATAGTTCATCTCAGAACCCACACAGGGGAAAAGCCCTATGAGTGCAATGAGTGTGGAAATACTTACCGACACAGCTCCCATCTTATTCAACACCAGAGACTCCATAATGGTGAGAAACCATATAAGTGTAATGAATGTGCAAAAGCTTTCACTCAGAGTTCCCAACTGATTGACCACCAGAGAACCCATACTGgggagaaaccttatgaatgcaCTGAGTGTGGTGAGGCCTTCATTCGTAGTAAAAGTCTTGTCCGACATCAGGTAGTTCACACTGGTAAAAAACCTTACAGGTGTAGTGAGTGTGGGAAAGCTTTCTGTTCTAATAGAAATCTTGTTGATCATCAGAGGATCCATACTGGGGAAAAACCTTATGAGTGTAATGAATGTGGCAAGGCTTTCAGTCGGAGTAAATGTCTTATTCGACATCAGAGCCTCCACACTGGGCAAAAAccatacaaatgtagtgattgtGGGAAAGCTTTCAATCAGAACTCTCAGCTTGTTGACCATGAACGAATTCATACCGGAGAAAAACCTTTTGAATGTAATGAGTGTGGTAAGGCATTCAGTCTCAGTAAATGTCTTATTCGACATCAGAGACTTCACACAGGTGAAAAGCCCTATAAATGCAACGAGTGTGGAAAATCCTTCAACCAAAACTCACACCTTATTATTcaccagagaattcacactggtGAGAAGCCTTATGAATGTAATGAGTGTGGGAAGGTCTTCAGTTACAGCTCCAGTCTCATGGTACATCAGAGAACCCATACAGGggagaaaccctataaatgtaGTGATTGTGGGAAAGCTTTTAGTGACAGCTCGCAGCTCATTGTGCACCAGAGGgttcacacaggagagaagcctTATGAATGTAttgagtgtgggaaagccttcagtcaGCGTTCCACTTTTAATCACCACCAGCGAACTCACATTGGAGAGAAGCACTCAGGTCTGGCTCACTCAGTTTCTTAA